The Nocardioides campestrisoli genome includes a window with the following:
- a CDS encoding alpha-(1->3)-arabinofuranosyltransferase domain-containing protein codes for MWIVLVGFSFRQYAGETTFDTKLDLTVAPGAFLERTMTAWNPMSAFGELQNQAYGYLFPQGTFFLLGELARVPDWVVQRLWSGLLLVVAYEGARQLFRAIDSSRNRPWLPMVAGLAYAFSPRLLGLSGVLTGEIHPSAVLPWVVLPLILVLQGRLTPLHGSVWSGVAVLMMGGVNATEVLLALPLPALVIATSLRSPEGRRMAVWWPLAVIAATLWWVFGLLTQGRYIPPFLDYIETASATTQPLGWANVTRGADHWLSFIWVGGRPWWEGSYQLATDALLVLLTGMVAAISLLGLFHRNMPYRLPFALSALAGLVLLTLGHVDSFGSPLSGGFRDLLDGALSPFRNIHKLDPVVRLPLALGFAHAAGLLATRLRAGLKARQESGGRLGLVPRRVVRPVVLVAALLLLAASAQPLFTGDLRRPGWKEIPRAWVEAAQYLGRHDDGRRTLVLPGAGFGQQTWGWTIDEPMQALAESPWVSRSQVPLAPGQTIRYLDAIEERIQDGLGSPVLADALARAGIKHVLVRRDLDLWATEAPSPARVDLALSRSPGIDKVASFGSTSFGSQSMIDVFEVKRNIPLLEAVDVTSVKTLAGGPEDVVTAMEAGLLRAGEVTVNSAEPGWEAEPDVVADGFRRRERQFGRLVDATGHVMTQDEEYRSSRAVHDYPGVAEEQRVHARYTSLRTVTASSSSGYVDNLGAIQAQMAPYAALDGSPETYWRSAALEDPVGQWLEIEFLEKRPLTQMRVLASVDGVSGVPIRRLRVDAGGKSYPAEVDPITGEVRVQLDGTPVDRVRLTVTDVLGEPRYAVVALRDVTFEGVEIARTLVLPDQGASGSSAFVFRARPHRRACVDVGLGPQCDAGSGRASEEEFGLDRTFRTASGGRYRVSATVVARSAPATGDLLHPFENRLSASASSTLALDPSVAGQRAVDDNPMTPWIAARGDASPSLDLRWGSPRTISRLQVESSHIDSSAPRTAVIESEDGERREVRLGPDSLGYFEPMRASAVTITFPMPRKSPTGADLPPLGIGELHLEGLERLKTPWNPQQQTGAVCGFGPDLVLDGRRYPTRVTGTLGDVAGGTDLELELCGRRAVRIGEGTHQLTVTSTPQFAVTSLTLEPVAGSPVEEEVRGREVGIERWDANHRAVTVGPGPESVLRIPENVNAGWQATLDGEVLEPLRLDGWQQGFKLDAGEGGLVQLEFIPDRTYATQLGIGALTALGLLALAIGLELRRGRGGRGSRRLSVVPQRRWLGQMDTVTFLALGLGAFLLGGAPLLSGVALGFLLRRRRRALSLVPAGMVALAAGMQSFSSWQEGTVNVAAADWVAAAAIGVFTLGLLRPPGTRRSS; via the coding sequence GTGTGGATCGTCCTGGTCGGGTTCTCGTTCCGGCAGTACGCGGGTGAGACCACCTTCGACACCAAGCTCGACCTGACCGTCGCTCCCGGCGCGTTCCTTGAGCGCACGATGACGGCCTGGAACCCGATGAGCGCCTTCGGCGAGCTGCAGAACCAGGCCTACGGCTACCTCTTCCCGCAGGGCACGTTCTTCCTGCTGGGCGAGCTCGCCCGGGTGCCGGACTGGGTGGTCCAGCGCCTGTGGTCCGGGCTGCTGCTCGTGGTCGCCTACGAGGGTGCCCGCCAGCTCTTCCGCGCCATCGACTCCTCGCGCAACCGTCCCTGGCTGCCGATGGTCGCGGGGCTGGCGTACGCCTTCTCTCCCCGCCTCCTCGGTCTCTCCGGCGTCCTGACCGGCGAGATCCACCCGTCCGCGGTGCTGCCCTGGGTGGTGCTGCCGTTGATCCTGGTCCTCCAGGGACGCCTCACCCCGCTGCACGGCTCGGTCTGGTCCGGGGTGGCCGTGCTGATGATGGGCGGGGTCAACGCCACCGAGGTGCTGCTCGCACTGCCGCTGCCCGCCCTGGTGATCGCCACCAGCCTGCGCTCTCCCGAGGGACGGCGGATGGCGGTGTGGTGGCCGCTCGCGGTGATCGCAGCCACCCTGTGGTGGGTCTTCGGGCTCCTGACCCAGGGCAGGTACATCCCGCCCTTCCTCGACTACATCGAGACCGCGAGCGCCACCACCCAGCCGTTGGGCTGGGCCAACGTCACCCGCGGCGCCGACCACTGGCTCTCCTTCATCTGGGTCGGCGGACGTCCCTGGTGGGAGGGCTCCTACCAGCTGGCGACCGACGCGCTGCTGGTCCTGCTCACCGGGATGGTGGCCGCGATCAGCCTCCTGGGGCTGTTCCACCGCAACATGCCCTACCGGCTGCCCTTCGCCCTCAGCGCACTGGCCGGGCTCGTGCTGCTCACCCTGGGCCACGTCGACAGCTTCGGCAGCCCGCTGTCCGGGGGGTTCCGGGACCTGCTGGACGGCGCCCTGTCGCCCTTCCGCAACATCCACAAGCTCGATCCCGTCGTCCGGCTGCCGCTGGCGCTCGGCTTCGCGCACGCCGCGGGGCTGCTCGCGACGCGCCTTCGGGCAGGGCTCAAGGCGCGCCAGGAGTCGGGCGGCCGGCTGGGCCTGGTGCCGCGCCGGGTGGTGCGGCCGGTGGTGCTCGTCGCCGCGCTCCTGCTCCTCGCGGCCTCCGCCCAGCCGCTCTTCACCGGTGACCTGCGTCGTCCGGGGTGGAAGGAGATCCCGCGCGCCTGGGTCGAGGCCGCCCAGTACCTCGGCCGCCATGACGACGGACGGCGCACCCTGGTGCTGCCCGGGGCCGGGTTCGGCCAGCAGACCTGGGGCTGGACCATCGACGAGCCCATGCAGGCGCTGGCCGAGTCGCCCTGGGTCTCGCGCAGCCAGGTGCCGCTGGCTCCCGGCCAGACGATCCGCTACCTCGACGCGATCGAGGAGCGGATCCAGGACGGGCTCGGCTCCCCGGTGCTGGCCGACGCGCTGGCCCGGGCCGGGATCAAGCACGTGCTGGTCCGCCGCGACCTCGACCTGTGGGCGACCGAGGCCCCGAGCCCGGCCCGCGTCGACCTGGCCCTGAGCCGGAGCCCCGGGATCGACAAGGTCGCCTCGTTCGGCAGCACCTCGTTCGGCTCCCAGTCGATGATCGACGTCTTCGAGGTGAAGCGGAACATCCCGCTGCTCGAGGCGGTCGACGTCACCTCCGTCAAGACGCTGGCCGGCGGCCCCGAGGACGTGGTCACCGCGATGGAGGCGGGACTGCTCAGGGCCGGCGAGGTCACGGTCAACTCCGCCGAACCCGGCTGGGAGGCCGAGCCCGACGTCGTCGCGGACGGCTTCCGGCGCAGGGAGCGCCAGTTCGGCCGCCTGGTCGACGCGACCGGGCACGTGATGACGCAGGACGAGGAGTACCGCTCCTCGCGTGCCGTGCACGACTACCCCGGCGTGGCCGAGGAGCAGCGGGTGCACGCCCGCTACACCTCGCTGCGCACGGTGACGGCCTCCAGCTCCTCGGGGTACGTCGACAACCTGGGCGCCATCCAGGCGCAGATGGCCCCGTACGCCGCGCTCGACGGGTCGCCCGAGACCTACTGGCGCTCCGCCGCGCTGGAGGACCCCGTCGGGCAGTGGCTGGAGATCGAGTTCCTCGAGAAGCGCCCGCTGACCCAGATGCGGGTGCTCGCCTCCGTCGACGGGGTGAGCGGCGTGCCGATCCGCCGGCTGCGGGTGGACGCCGGGGGCAAGAGCTACCCGGCCGAGGTGGACCCGATCACGGGCGAGGTGCGGGTCCAGCTGGACGGGACGCCAGTCGATCGCGTCCGACTCACCGTCACCGACGTCCTGGGGGAGCCCCGCTACGCCGTCGTGGCGCTGCGCGACGTCACGTTCGAGGGGGTCGAGATCGCCCGCACCCTCGTGCTGCCCGACCAGGGTGCCAGCGGCAGCTCCGCCTTCGTCTTCCGTGCCCGGCCGCACCGTCGGGCCTGCGTGGACGTGGGACTGGGGCCCCAGTGCGACGCCGGCTCCGGACGCGCCAGCGAGGAGGAGTTCGGCCTCGACCGCACCTTCCGCACGGCCAGCGGCGGCCGCTACCGCGTCTCAGCCACGGTGGTCGCCCGGAGCGCTCCGGCCACCGGCGACCTCCTGCACCCCTTCGAGAACCGGCTCTCGGCGTCCGCGTCCTCGACGCTGGCGCTCGATCCGTCGGTGGCCGGGCAGCGGGCTGTCGACGACAACCCGATGACCCCGTGGATCGCCGCCCGCGGGGACGCGTCGCCCTCGCTGGACCTTCGGTGGGGATCGCCGCGGACCATCTCCCGGCTGCAGGTCGAGAGCTCGCACATCGACTCCTCCGCGCCTCGGACCGCGGTGATCGAGAGCGAGGACGGCGAACGCCGAGAGGTGCGGCTGGGCCCGGACTCCCTGGGCTACTTCGAGCCGATGCGGGCCAGCGCGGTCACCATCACCTTCCCCATGCCCAGGAAGAGCCCGACCGGTGCCGACCTCCCGCCCCTGGGCATCGGGGAGCTCCACCTCGAAGGCCTGGAGAGGCTCAAGACCCCGTGGAACCCGCAGCAGCAGACGGGCGCGGTGTGCGGATTCGGCCCGGACCTCGTGCTGGACGGCCGGCGCTACCCGACCCGGGTGACCGGCACCCTGGGTGACGTGGCCGGCGGGACCGACCTCGAGCTGGAGCTGTGCGGCCGCCGAGCGGTCCGGATCGGGGAGGGAACCCACCAGCTCACGGTCACCTCCACGCCCCAGTTCGCGGTCACCTCGCTCACCCTCGAGCCGGTGGCCGGGTCGCCGGTCGAGGAGGAGGTGCGCGGTCGCGAGGTCGGCATCGAGCGGTGGGACGCCAACCACCGGGCGGTCACGGTGGGTCCGGGCCCCGAGAGCGTGCTGCGGATCCCGGAGAACGTGAACGCCGGCTGGCAGGCCACCCTCGACGGAGAGGTCCTGGAGCCGCTCCGGCTCGACGGCTGGCAGCAGGGCTTCAAGCTCGACGCCGGCGAGGGCGGCCTCGTGCAGCTCGAGTTCATCCCCGATCGCACCTACGCCACCCAGCTCGGGATCGGCGCCCTGACGGCGCTGGGCCTGCTCGCCCTCGCCATTGGCCTGGAGCTGCGACGTGGCCGAGGAGGCCGGGGGAGCCGCAGGCTCTCCGTGGTGCCGCAGCGCCGGTGGTTGGGCCAGATGGACACCGTCACCTTCCTGGCTCTGGGCCTGGGCGCCTTCCTCCTCGGCGGCGCCCCCCTGCTCAGCGGCGTCGCGTTGGGCTTCCTGCTTCGCCGGCGTCGCCGGGCCCTGTCGCTGGTGCCGGCGGGGATGGTCGCCCTCGCCGCGGGGATGCAGTCGTTCTCGTCCTGGCAGGAGGGGACCGTCAACGTGGCGGCCGCGGACTGGGTCGCCGCCGCGGCGATCGGCGTGTTCACCCTGGGGCTGCTTCGGCCCCCCGGCACCCGGAGGTCCTCGTGA
- a CDS encoding class I SAM-dependent methyltransferase, whose translation MSYAERPPAPGDVDTSADPDFERAWGRAQDVPGWLKRGQARILWDEARALGPGATVLEIGSHQGRSTVILGEALRDKDGTVLAVDPFVEGKLFGGLSTREKFERNIAANDLGQVVELVADYSTSLRPTWDRPFDLLYIDGKHDYWTLSDDLRWSTHLPEGGGIVIHDCFSSIGVTLGILRHVLLSDRIVYERRSDSQALFRVGRPTPADRLRILAEMPWWIRNVFLKVLLRLRLRPIARVLGHDSPYDPY comes from the coding sequence ATGTCCTACGCAGAGCGCCCGCCAGCCCCCGGCGACGTCGACACGTCCGCCGACCCCGACTTCGAACGGGCGTGGGGTCGAGCGCAGGACGTCCCTGGCTGGCTCAAGCGGGGACAGGCCCGGATCCTGTGGGACGAGGCCCGTGCCCTGGGTCCCGGCGCCACCGTGCTCGAGATCGGCAGCCACCAGGGTCGATCCACGGTGATCCTGGGCGAGGCGCTGCGCGACAAGGACGGCACCGTGCTGGCGGTCGACCCGTTCGTGGAGGGCAAGCTGTTCGGCGGTCTCTCCACGCGGGAGAAGTTCGAGCGCAACATCGCCGCGAACGACCTCGGACAGGTGGTCGAGCTGGTCGCGGACTACAGCACCTCGCTGCGGCCCACCTGGGACCGGCCGTTCGACCTGCTCTACATCGACGGCAAGCACGACTACTGGACCCTCTCCGACGACCTGCGCTGGAGCACCCACCTCCCCGAGGGGGGTGGCATCGTGATCCACGACTGCTTCTCCTCGATCGGGGTCACGCTCGGCATCCTGCGCCACGTGCTCCTCTCCGACCGGATCGTCTACGAGCGGCGCAGCGACTCCCAGGCGCTCTTCCGGGTGGGCAGGCCCACCCCGGCGGACCGGCTCCGGATCCTCGCCGAGATGCCCTGGTGGATCCGCAACGTCTTCCTCAAGGTGCTGCTGCGGCTGCGGCTGCGGCCGATCGCGCGGGTGCTGGGGCACGACTCCCCGTACGACCCTTACTGA